One Carya illinoinensis cultivar Pawnee chromosome 5, C.illinoinensisPawnee_v1, whole genome shotgun sequence genomic window, AATCAAATATAGGAATAGTATATTCTCCATATGATTTACCTAGGGAAAGCATATAGGAGCAGACTCGTACAATTAAGTACCAGTAATGCTAGTTAGTAGATACAATTTTAAATTACTGCATTCAAGTGGGATACACagttaaaaaagataaaatatttagggtTGGATTGGATTTAAAGATGATATcagatagaaaataaaagttaaataaaatattattattattgttttaaaatttaaaaaaattaaattgagattttaaaaagttaaattatttattatattttgtgtaaaaattttaaaaaattataatggtaAGAAGAATTGAAACACTTTTCAAATCTAAACGATGGCAGTTGTATAGTCCAGTATTCTAAGGCAATGCAATACCTAAAGCAGCGAGCTCAATTGAGCTACCCTGACCAATAACCGCGGTGTCAATCAGACTCATCAACGGCCCACAAATCCAGAGAGCCGTGGCTGGTCCCGTGAACTTCACAATCTCCTTCATTTGATTCAATATTTTCTGTCTCTCTTCACTCCCCGATTCCTCTCCCTCAACCTCCAGAACGCTTTCGGAAAATGAAACGGTAGCATTATCATTTTTGCCAGATATTTCGGGTTGGCTGACGATTAGTTCTTCGACAGGGCTGATGCATGATGTTATTATCCGACTGCAACTATTTTTCGGCGTCGATGTGAGCAATACATTTGAAGGGAAAGGAGGGACCTGACAGCGAGGAAATAGAGAGAGTGATCTTCGAGTTGGGCCTGGGACAAGAGGGGCGTGGGGAGGGCGAATTATCAGGGTATTGAATTGCATTTTCTTCTCTTGTTTTCCTAGCTCAGTGGAGGACTAACAAAAGttgaagaagagaaaacaaaagcaCAGGAAAACAAGCGGAGAATACAGGGGAAGGAGAGGATAAAGATGAAATGGCAGGTGAGGAAGGGATTGGAGAGAGCGAGTAGGCTGTAGCCGAGTTTACGATAATTAGAAGTGAACTTCAAAAGAATGGACGATCCCTGAGAAGCTCTTCCCCTCTCTCCTCACTCTCCCCTACTTCCTACTCCCTCTCTGAAGTTCTCTTGCAGAACTTCTTGAATCTTTATCACAGTCACCCTCTCCATTTCTCCTTCTTCAGTCCCTTTCAATCGCTCTTTCTCTCTCCGATTATCCCCACCTACCACCCACAACTCTTCCATTCTTCCCCTACCCACCTACCCATCCTCCTCCTTCTCGTCCCCAACAGAAACCccattcttttctttatttgttttttcccACCTGCCTCCCAACTCCAACCAGTCTTTACTCTCTTTGGCAATGAGAGTACTCAATATCCCACTAAGATCTGTGAGCTGTTTCAGAATCTAGGTGGGGGTCTTCAATTCCGCTGGCATAGCGTGAACAATGTGCGAGTTCAGTTCAGAACCGTGTTcttattttccaattttttatgGATACGAGGATGGAGTGTTTACTTTCTTGACTGGCTTCAGCAGGGACAGAGCCttaaatactaaaaaattaatattgatgaCCGACGGCCGACTCGATGACTTCACTTGTCTTAAACTGCTGCTAAAACaagctgcttttttttttttttttttttaataaatattaaattaagcttaatttcattaCACTAAAAAAGATGATTAATGAGAAGATGGTgagatttctcaaaaaatgttacaaaacaataaataacagtatataataataaaaaaaaaatttatttaagacTCATTTTTTGATTTCTACCCATGTTCTGTACTAAAATAagcttattataaattaattaatatttaagtatttgagTAAGGGCAGTCTATTctgattgaattaaaaaataatctcaattcattttattttattattataattattataaatttttatataaaatataataaataatataatttttttaatttttaaaatattaataatattaaaattattattttaaaaattaatattttatttaatttttaatttttatttcaattatcttatctcaactcattatttaaactgcattaaaataaaaataatattaaaaaatatattataataatattttatttaacttttatcttaattcttctcatcttatcttattagcTAAAACAAACGACCCCTTAAAATTATCAAGATTCTTATTTGAGTTATTGAGCAGAaagataaacatataaaaaaataaattttataatgtttatacTTGTGCaaattaaatacttaataaataacaaatattagaaaattattttataagtatatttatcTTACTTTAAGCCTTAACTCCTAGGGATCTAAATGAGAAAATTTTCGATAGAgagcatgttttttttttattattattaatctgCTCCTGACTTTATTCTAAAAAGATGAGCTTGAAATTGGGCCAAGCCCACctcatataacaaaaaaaaattaaaacaaaaacaaaatttaaaagggACCAAGCAGGGAAGGGCACGCCTCCCCCAAATGGCCCATGGCGTGCAAGCAACCATTCGGCAACTTGCACGGGGTTTGGAATCTGGGCCTTAGGCCACCCAACCTTGTCATCTGGAGTAAACtttaaaccaaaataaaaaaagggggtTTTCAAATACCGAAAAAAATTAGGGTCGCGCTACAGTACCTCTTGCTAGTGACCGCAGGCGGTGACCGCTTGACGTGGCACACCACGTggcaaattatttaaaaaaaaaattagattgaaaaTAGGAAATGGAATCGATTGAACCCATTCGACTGAACCCGTTTGTTCCGAAACCCTTTCACCCTCCAGTCGTCGTCCTTTCACCTTGCAGTCGTCGTGGCTTCCCTCGCCGTCCCCTTCGCCGTCCAATCGCAAAACGCCGTCAGGAGTGGTTCCATCGCCGACCAGCAGTTCCCTCCTCCACGAGATCGGGCCCGCAGCACCGTTTTTCACTACCCTCGTCCCCAAGAGCGTTCCGGCGGCAGAGCTACCCTCCTCCACGAGTGCGTTCCGTCCCGTCGCCGAACACCGACTTCCTCTTGATTTTTGGGTTGTTTATGGTAACATCCACCAATTTCTCCCTTTCAATGCTACAGATCTACAGATAGAGGATGCTTTCGGTTTGTTCAAAATATTTGAGACTAGAAATTAGCTTGTGACTGTTAGTTGAAGTATTTTTGTTGAGATTTCTACGTTTTTCTCTTACTTAGGTCTTCAATTGCATCcatagggttagggtttctgaTAGGAAATATGCGTCCATTACCATTGTAACCTAGGGCACGATTTCTGAGTTACCCATGATTATTCACCTCCAAATGGGCATGTTTATTGTTATTCTTGTGGGAATTTGTTAGCTTAAACAATTTGGGTTATAATTGTGAGTTTGGTATGATTAAGCTTATTTGCTGAAGTTCATCAATTGGAGTCGTCCGGGTCATTGGTTCTGTAGCATTATCATTGTGAGTTTAGCTAGTTATTGGTACCAAATGTGCCATTGTATTTCTGTAAGTAATTTCTGATATCAAATGAGAATTAAAAGAAACAAAGTCTTTGTGAATAATTATATGTTTTGGGGTTTGAAAGAACCTAAATTAATGTCTTTTTAGTGACTTAGATATTCcttagaattattttttgttatgtttCTTAGCTTGTAGTGATTGGCTTGATTTGAAGCTTGGTTTGCTTGTTTAATAGAGTCAAGCTCTACCCAGCTACAGCATGATTAATTTTAGTTGAGCTGAGCTCATGCCAACATATAGATTGAGCATTGTAATCATACATAGGGACTTAGAGAGGGAATGGGAGAATCTGGGTGGAGAATCCGGGTAGagttatatgtattatatattattattggagAATCTGGATTGAGTTTTCTTGGGTTACTTCCTGAAGACTTTTTTCCATTCCTCTACTACTTTGGACTACTTGTAAAATATTTAACGAGCCAAAAATGATTATCTTTTATCTTATCCTCATTCTAGTTGTGGTATCTCTCTTGTATACGACCTGTCTACTTGGAATATGCAGTTTGAGGTTTTTAATGATTGTGGTTACTTATCAATCAGGAAAAAATCTAGGTCGACTTCATTTACCTTAATtctgttttaattttgtttccGAGAACCCAGATTATTATGCCTATTTACAAAAACCGAATGTATTTGTATATGAACAGCAATGTCTAAGTCACATAGTGGAAATAGTGATTTCTCCAAAGGAAAGTCAATAATTGAGTACCCAATTTGTTACTGTGGAATGAAAGCTTGTCAAAGAACTGCACATACGGAGGAAAATGATGGGCGGCGGTTTTTTGGATGTCAAAACTATATGgtgaaatattttcttctcGCCCTCGTATCTCATTCTTGTTGATAGTCATGTTTATTGTTATAATTTAACTGGGAATTGGTTCTTGCAGTTTGGAAAGTCTTGTGGATACTTCTGCTGGGATGACCATGAAATTCCAGCATATTGCCAAAAGACGATCAAACGATTACAACACAATGTTgataaattaaaagttgaagttGAAAAGATCCAAGCATCAAGGGATATCCAATCCTTGAATCATCGACTAGAAATAGAGGCTGAGAGGCGCAAGAGGCAACTGGAGAAGGCTACCTACGTGCTAACAATTTCATTGTCGTGGTTATTCTTTCTTGGGATACTTATATCCAATTGTGGTTGGTCGAAAGGAAAATGTTTCTCCTAGTTTTAGAAGTTAGCAACTAGGAAAGTCTTTGTAGCTTTGTGAAAGCTGTTTGTGGCAGTTGTTTGTAGATGGTAGCAGCTGTTTGTATTTTGGAGAATCTGTTTGTATTTTGTAGTAGCTGTTTGTATTTTGTGGCAGCTGTTTCTACTTTGTGAAAACTAAATAGTATTTGGTGTAACTCTTTGTACTCAGTTTGAGACCTTGAATATAAAGTTTCCAATGTGGAAGCTTTGTGTATTATGGTGTAACTGTTTGTACTCGGTTTGAGACCTTGAACTTTCCCAATGTACATGTCAAATTTCTGTTTCCAAGAATAATACAACCTGATCAAAATGTAGTTTCAGTTGCTGAGACCTTGAACTTACCCAATGTACATGTCAAATTTCTGTTTCCAAGAATAATACAACCTGATCAAAATGTAGTTTCTTGCAACTGAAATAGTATCAGTTTCTTACAAAATACAAGTTGGAAATTGTACATAAGTCAGACAAATGCATGCTGAAAAATTCTAGGTTGGTAGAATTACACAAGCCGATCAAAATACACTAAACTCATGCTGAAAAGTTCCAGGTTCTTTCGAAATACAAGCTGGAAAATGTAAGAAACTTACAAAATACATGCTGAAAAATTCCAGTTTATTAGAATTACACAAGCCGatcaaaatacactaaaatcCAACTGAAAAATTACAGTTTCAGTTCAAAATACAAGCTGGAAAATGTAAGTTTTAGTTCAAAATACAAGCTGAAAAGTTCCAGTTTCTTAGATTCTATACAACCTGatcaaaatacacaaaataCAAGCTGGAAAAGTTTCTGTTCTTGTCAAAAAACAAGCTGTGGAATTTCAGCTGTGTAGATTCTATACAACCTGatcaaaatacacaaaataCAAGTTGGAAATTGCCACTTTCATACAAAAAACAAGCTTTGGAATTCCAGTTTCTTAGTTTCTATACAACCTGatcaaaatacacaaaataCAAGCTGAAAAGTTCCAGGGTCAGCTATTCTATACAACCTGAACATAATACCAGTTTCTTAGCTTCTATACACTTATATCCAACTGAAAGAGATCACCATCATGGCTGCCACCATCTAGGCTCGTATAGATCATCTTGATCCGATAGATTCAATCGCCTAGGTTGCGCTTCTACTGGAGGTGGAGGAGCGGTCGAGGGAGTACAAAAAAATTCTGGCGCATGTGTCCAAACCTGGCTTCCTTGATCATATAGACAGGATACcttcaaaatttacaaaatatcaatttgcttgatcctatacataaaggaaagaaaagaaaacacataaaaataaagaacactTGAGTAACTTAGTATACCTGGGTTTGAAGCACTTCATCTTGTTGGTATGATACACTGTACACAGGTCTATCTTCTCTACATAATTGACGACTTCTCTATGCATACCAACATAAATCCATAATAATCTATTAATATGGTCAGTAATACTCAGAAATTCTTAATGTATCTTACAAACAACCACTGAAGACTTATAAAATGGAAATTCTTACATGACTCACTTCAACTAACAACTATATGATTGGAGTTTGagaaaaatagtaatattttcttGCAAAGTTAATGTACATATGTTCAGAAAATTATGGAACAATATACAACCTCAGTTGTGGGCAATCTCCTTCTAGTGCTCGGTTTCTTGAGAGTCTTCTCAACTGGATGCGTTTTTCTCTTACTTGGTGGTCTCCCTTTACTCCGAACCACCAATGGACTAAGAACTTTGCCTCTCGTGCCATCCCTGAGCGTAGCTTGTCCAGGTGTGGTGGTACCTTCATAGGAGTCATTATCCGGGTACTCTTGCTTTAATTGTTCTAGTTGACCAATCAATTTCACACAGTTCCTCTCTGTCTTTGCGGCATTTGAACACAATGAGTGGAAGCAACTTTGGATCCGATCAAACCTTTTTCTCACAGGGTTGCTTGTTGCCTCATAAATACTTTTTACATTCA contains:
- the LOC122309554 gene encoding uncharacterized protein LOC122309554, coding for MSKSHSGNSDFSKGKSIIEYPICYCGMKACQRTAHTEENDGRRFFGCQNYMFGKSCGYFCWDDHEIPAYCQKTIKRLQHNVDKLKVEVEKIQASRDIQSLNHRLEIEAERRKRQLEKATYVLTISLSWLFFLGILISNCGWSKGKCFS